One region of Strigops habroptila isolate Jane chromosome 11, bStrHab1.2.pri, whole genome shotgun sequence genomic DNA includes:
- the DCAF1 gene encoding DDB1- and CUL4-associated factor 1 isoform X2, with protein MTSGSGHVDSKAELTALLEQWEKEHGSGQDMVPILTRMSELIEKETEEYRKGDPDPFDDRHPGRADPECMLGHLLRILFKNDDFMNALVNAYVMTSREPPLNTAACRLLLDIMPGLETAVVFQEKEGIVENLFKWAREADQPLRTYATGLLGGAMENQDIAANYRDENSQLVALVLRRLRELQVTEMTTKQENKRPSPRKVPSDPLLPLDEEAVDMDYGEMAVDGEQEEVTGDMDISFHLDSSHKTSSRVNSATKLDGGGLRKSKSGKQHERDGFRKAKQKLGFSTSEPERMFVELSNSSWSEMSPWVIGTNYTLYPLTPAIEQRLILQYLTPLGEYQELLPIFMQLGSRDLMMYYIDLKQTNDVLLTFEALKHLASLLLHNKFATEFVAHGGVQKLLEIPRPSMAATGVSMCLYYLSYNQDAMERVCMHPHNVLSDVVNYTLWLMECSHASGCCHATMFFSICFSFRAVLELFDRHDGLRRLVNLISTLEILNLEDQGALLSDDEIFASRQTGKHTCMALRRYFEAHLAIKLEQVKQSLQRTEGGILVHPQPPYKACSYTHEQIVEMMEFLIEYGPAQLYWEPAEVFLKLSCVQLMLQLISIACNWKTYYARNDTVRYALDVLAILTVVPKIQLQLAEPVDVLDEAGSTVSTVGISIILGVAEGEFFIHDAEIQKSALQIIINCVCGPDNRISSIGKFISGTPRRKLPQAPKSSEHTLAKMWNVVQSNNGIKVLLSLLSIKMPITDADQIRALACKALVGLSRSSTVRQIISKLPLFSSCQIQQLMKEPVLQDKRSEHVKFCKYAAELIERVSGKPLLIGTDVSLARLQKADVVAQSRITFPEKELLLLIRNHLISKGLGETASILTKEADLPMTAASHSSAFTPVAAAASPVTLPRTPRIANGISARLSSHTSVGSTATSVHAQARPSASQGPLALPGPSYASNSPLIGRISFVRERPSPCNGRKIRVLRQKSDHGAYSQSPAIKKQLDRHLPSPPTLDSIITEYLREQHARCKNPVATCPPFSLFTPHQCPEPKQRRQAPTNFTSRLTRRAAFPKYGGVDGGCFDRHLIFSRFRPISVFREANEDESGFTCCAFSARERFLMLGTCTGQLKLYNVFGGQEEASYNCHNSAITHLEPSRDGSLLLTSATWSQPLSALWGMKSVFDMKHSFPDDHYVEFSKHSQDRVIGTKGDIAHIYDIQTGNKLLTLFNPDLANNYKKNCATFNPTDDLVLNDGVLWDVRSAQAIHKFDKFNMTISGVFHPNGLEVIVNTEIWDLRTFHLLHTVPALDQCRVVFNYTGTVMYGAMLQADDEDDLLEERMRSPFGSSFRTFNATDYKPIATIDVKRNIFDLCTDSKDCYLAVIENQGSMDAMNMDTVCRLYEVGRQRLAEDEEDEEDDQEEEEQEEEDDDEDDDDTDDLDELDTDQLLEAELEEDENNENAGEDGENDFSPSDDEELANLLEEGDEGEDEDSDADEEVELILGDINCSIQ; from the exons AATGTCCGAGCTGATTGAGAAAGAGACTGAAGAGTATCGCAAGGGGGATCCGGACCCATTTGATGACCGACACCCAG GTCGAGCAGACCCAGAGTGCATGCTTGGTCACTTGCTGAGGATACTATTCAAGAATGATGATTTCATGAACGCG CTAGTGAACGCTTATGTGATGACAAGCAGAGAACCTCCATTAAACACTGCTGCCTGCCGACTTCTTCTGGATATCATGCCAGGACTGGAAACAGCTGTTGTCTTTCAGGAAAAG GAAGGCATAGTTGAAAATCTCTTTAAGTGGGCACGAGAGGCCGACCAGCCACTAAGAACATATGCAACGGGGCTATTAGGAGGAGCAATGGAAAACCAAGATATTGCTGCAAATTACAGGGATGAGAACTCACAGCTG GTTGCTTTGGTGCTTCGGCGGCTACGAGAGCTCCAGGTGACTGAAATGActacaaaacaagaaaacaagcgTCCCAGTCCCCGGAAAGTGCCATCAGATCCTCTGCTGCCTCTAGATGAAGAAGCTGTGGATATGGATTATGGGGAGATGGCAGTAGATGGAGAGCAAGAAGAAGTTACTGGTGATATGGATATCTCCTTTCATCTTGATTCAAGTCATAAGACCAGTAGCAGAGTAAACTCTGCTACAAAGCTAGATGGTGGAGgactgagaaaaagcaaatcagGGAAACAGCATGAAAGAGACGGCTTCCGGAAGGCCAAGCAGAAGCTGGGCTTCTCCACTTCAGAACCAGAGCGGATGTTTGTTGAACTGTCCAACAGCAGCTGGTCAGAAATGTCCCCGTGGGTGATTGGCACTAATTATACACTTTACCCTTTGACTCCCGCCATAGAGCAGAGGCTAATTCTTCAGTACCTGACTCCCTTAGGGGAGTACCAAGAG ctGCTACCCATCTTTATGCAACTGGGATCAAGGGACCTGATGATGTACTACATCGACCTGAAGCAAACCAACGATGTGCTGCTCACTTTTGAAGCCCTCAAG CATTtggcatcactgctgctgcacaacAAGTTTGCAACGGAGTTTGTTGCTCATGGAGGAGTGCAAAAGTTGCTGGAGATTCCTCGTCCTTCCATGGCAGCAACAGGGGTCTCCATGTGCTTGTATTATTTGTCTTACAATCAAGATGCCATGGAGAGG GTGTGCATGCATCCCCATAATGTGCTTTCAGATGTAGTAAACTACACCTTGTGGCTAATGGAGTGCTCCCATGCCTCGGGCTGCTGCCATGCTACCATGTTCTTCTCCATTTGCTTCTCCTTCCGTGCTGTCCTGGAGCTCTTTGACAGGCATGATGGCCTTCGGCGTCTGGTTAACCTG ATAAGCACGCTTGAGATCTTAAACCTGGAAGACCAAGGAGCCCTCTTGAGTGATGATGAGATCTTTGCCAGTCGCCAGACTGGGAAGCACACCTGCATGGCCTTACGTCGATACTTTGAGGCTCACCTTGCTATCAAACTTGAGCAGGTGAAGCAGTCGCTCCAGCGCACTGAGGGTGGCATTCTGGTCCATCCGCAGCCCCCCTACAAG GCCTGTTCATATACTCATGAGCAGATTGTAGAGATGATGGAGTTCCTGATTGAGTATGGTCCAGCACAGCTCTACTGGGAGCCAGCAGAGGTTTTCCTCAAGTTGTCTTGTGTCCAGCTCATGCTTCAGCTCATTTCAATAGCGTGCAACTGGAAGACATACTATGCAAG GAACGACACAGTACGATATGCTTTGGATGTACTAGCCATCCTGACTGTGGTTCCTAAAATCCAGTTGCAGCTGGCAGAACCTGTGGATGTGTTAGATGAAGCTGGATCTACTGTTTCCACTGTGG GTATTAGTATCATCCTTGGAGTTGCTGAGGGTGAATTTTTCATCCATGATGCTGAGATTCAGAAATCAGCCCTTCAGATCATCATCAACTGTGTGTGCGGCCCAGATAATCGGATCTCCAGTATTGGCAAATTCATCTCTGGAACTCCTCGGCGAAAGCTTCCTCAGGCCCCCAAGAGCAGTGAGCACACGTTAGCCAAGATGTGGAATGTGGTACAGTCCAACAATGGCATCAAAGTGCTGCTGTCATTGCTGTCTATAAAGATGCCGATCACAGATGCAGATCAGATCCGAGCGTTAGCCTGCAAGGCCTTGGTGGGGCTCTCGCGTAGCAGCACTGTCCGGCAGATCATCAGCAAACTGCCCCTCTTCAGCAGCTGTCAGATTCAGCAGCTGATGAAAGAGCCGGTGCTCCAGGACAAGCGCAGTGAGCACGTCAAGTTCTGCAAATACGCTGCGGAGCTGATAGAGCGTGTCTCGGGGAAGCCGTTGCTGATTGGCACAGATGTGTCTCTGGCTCGGTTGCAGAAAGCAGATGTGGTGGCCCAGTCAAGGATCACGTTTCcggagaaggagctgctgctcctgattCGGAACCATCTCATCTCCAAGGGCCTAGGAGAAACTGCATCTATCCTTACTAAAGAGGCTGATCTACCTATGACTGCAGCATCTCATTCATCTGCCTTCACCCCTGTTGCggctgctgcctctcctgtgACCCTGCCTCGCACTCCTCGTATAGCTAATGGCATCTCAGCCCGTTTGAGTAGCCACACGTCTGTAGGTTCCACTGCCACCTCTGTCCACGCTCAGGCAAGGCCGTCTGCATCCCAAGGTCCACTTGCTCTTCCAGGCCCTTCTTATGCCAGCAACTCTCCTCTGATTGGCAGGATTAGTTTTGTCAGGGAGAGGCCATCTCCCTGCAACGGCAGAAAAATCAGAGTGTTGCGACAAAAATCGGACCATGGCGCCTATAGCCAGAGCCCAGCTATCAAAAAGCAGTTGGACAGAcaccttccttccccacccACCCTGGACAGTATAATCACAGAGTACCTTAGGGAGCAGCACGCCCGCTGCAAGAACCCTGTTGCCACCTGtccccctttctctctctttactCCCCACCAGTGTCCTGAGCCAAAACAGAGGCGCCAAGCGCCAACTAACTTTACCTCACGGCTGACCCGCAGGGCAGCCTTTCCGAAGTACGGAGGGGTGGATGGTGGCTGCTTTGATAGACACCTTATATTTAGCag GTTCCGGCCGATTTCTGTGTTCAGGGAAGCAAATGAGGATGAGAGTGGCTTTACCTGTTGCGCATTTTCTGCAAGGGAACGATTCTTAATGCTGGGTACTTGCACGGGGCAGTTGAAACTCTATAACGTGTTCGGTGGGCAGGAAGAGGCCAGTTACAACTGCCATAACTCTGCCATCACGCACCTTGAGCCATCCAGG GATGGATCTTTATTGCTGACATCTGCTACGTGGAGCCAACCTCTGTCTGCGTTGTGGGGAATGAAGTCTGTCTTTGATATGAA GCATTCCTTCCCTGATGACCACTATGTGGAATTCAGCAAGCACTCTCAGGATAGGGTCATTGGCACAAAAGGAGACATTGCCCAT ATCTATGATATTCAGACTGGCAACAAGCTATTGACTCTGTTTAACCCAGATCTTGCCAACAACTACAAGAAGAACTGTGCCACTTTTAACCCCACTGATGATCTTGTCCTAAATGATGGTGTCCTCTGGGATGTCAGATCAGCACAAGCCATCCACAAGTTTGACAAATTCAACATGACCATCAGTGGTGTTTTCCATCCCAATGGGCTAGAGGTCATAGTCAACACAGAAATT tggGACCTCCGAACTTTTCATTTGTTACACACAGTACCTGCCCTGGACCAGTGTCGTGTGGTCTTCAACTATACTGGCACAGTTATGTATGGAG CTATGCTGCAGGCAGATGATGAAGATGACCTTCTGGAGGAGAGAATGAGAAGTCCCTTTGGCTCTTCTTTCAGGACATTTAATGCAACTGATTATAAACCTATAG CTACCATCGATGTAAAGCGGAATATCTTTGACTTGTGCACAGACAGCAAGGACTGCTATCTGGCTGTCATTGAG AATCAAGGGAGCATGGATGCCATGAACATGGATACAGTTTGCAGACTGTATGAAGTGGGCAGGCAGCGTTTAGCAGAAgatgaagaggatgaagaagatGATCAG
- the DCAF1 gene encoding DDB1- and CUL4-associated factor 1 isoform X1, with the protein MTSGSGHVDSKAELTALLEQWEKEHGSGQDMVPILTRMSELIEKETEEYRKGDPDPFDDRHPGRADPECMLGHLLRILFKNDDFMNALVNAYVMTSREPPLNTAACRLLLDIMPGLETAVVFQEKEGIVENLFKWAREADQPLRTYATGLLGGAMENQDIAANYRDENSQLVALVLRRLRELQVTEMTTKQENKRPSPRKVPSDPLLPLDEEAVDMDYGEMAVDGEQEEVTGDMDISFHLDSSHKTSSRVNSATKLDGGGLRKSKSGKQHERDGFRKAKQKLGFSTSEPERMFVELSNSSWSEMSPWVIGTNYTLYPLTPAIEQRLILQYLTPLGEYQELLPIFMQLGSRDLMMYYIDLKQTNDVLLTFEALKHLASLLLHNKFATEFVAHGGVQKLLEIPRPSMAATGVSMCLYYLSYNQDAMERVCMHPHNVLSDVVNYTLWLMECSHASGCCHATMFFSICFSFRAVLELFDRHDGLRRLVNLISTLEILNLEDQGALLSDDEIFASRQTGKHTCMALRRYFEAHLAIKLEQVKQSLQRTEGGILVHPQPPYKACSYTHEQIVEMMEFLIEYGPAQLYWEPAEVFLKLSCVQLMLQLISIACNWKTYYARNDTVRYALDVLAILTVVPKIQLQLAEPVDVLDEAGSTVSTVGISIILGVAEGEFFIHDAEIQKSALQIIINCVCGPDNRISSIGKFISGTPRRKLPQAPKSSEHTLAKMWNVVQSNNGIKVLLSLLSIKMPITDADQIRALACKALVGLSRSSTVRQIISKLPLFSSCQIQQLMKEPVLQDKRSEHVKFCKYAAELIERVSGKPLLIGTDVSLARLQKADVVAQSRITFPEKELLLLIRNHLISKGLGETASILTKEADLPMTAASHSSAFTPVAAAASPVTLPRTPRIANGISARLSSHTSVGSTATSVHAQARPSASQGPLALPGPSYASNSPLIGRISFVRERPSPCNGRKIRVLRQKSDHGAYSQSPAIKKQLDRHLPSPPTLDSIITEYLREQHARCKNPVATCPPFSLFTPHQCPEPKQRRQAPTNFTSRLTRRAAFPKYGGVDGGCFDRHLIFSRFRPISVFREANEDESGFTCCAFSARERFLMLGTCTGQLKLYNVFGGQEEASYNCHNSAITHLEPSRDGSLLLTSATWSQPLSALWGMKSVFDMKHSFPDDHYVEFSKHSQDRVIGTKGDIAHIYDIQTGNKLLTLFNPDLANNYKKNCATFNPTDDLVLNDGVLWDVRSAQAIHKFDKFNMTISGVFHPNGLEVIVNTEIWDLRTFHLLHTVPALDQCRVVFNYTGTVMYGAMLQADDEDDLLEERMRSPFGSSFRTFNATDYKPIATIDVKRNIFDLCTDSKDCYLAVIENQGSMDAMNMDTVCRLYEVGRQRLAEDEEDEEDDQEEEEQEEEDDDEDDDDTDDLDELDTDQLLEAELEEDENNENAGEDGENDFSPSDDEELANLLEEGDEGEDEDSDADEEVELILGDTDSSDNSDLEDDIILSLNE; encoded by the exons AATGTCCGAGCTGATTGAGAAAGAGACTGAAGAGTATCGCAAGGGGGATCCGGACCCATTTGATGACCGACACCCAG GTCGAGCAGACCCAGAGTGCATGCTTGGTCACTTGCTGAGGATACTATTCAAGAATGATGATTTCATGAACGCG CTAGTGAACGCTTATGTGATGACAAGCAGAGAACCTCCATTAAACACTGCTGCCTGCCGACTTCTTCTGGATATCATGCCAGGACTGGAAACAGCTGTTGTCTTTCAGGAAAAG GAAGGCATAGTTGAAAATCTCTTTAAGTGGGCACGAGAGGCCGACCAGCCACTAAGAACATATGCAACGGGGCTATTAGGAGGAGCAATGGAAAACCAAGATATTGCTGCAAATTACAGGGATGAGAACTCACAGCTG GTTGCTTTGGTGCTTCGGCGGCTACGAGAGCTCCAGGTGACTGAAATGActacaaaacaagaaaacaagcgTCCCAGTCCCCGGAAAGTGCCATCAGATCCTCTGCTGCCTCTAGATGAAGAAGCTGTGGATATGGATTATGGGGAGATGGCAGTAGATGGAGAGCAAGAAGAAGTTACTGGTGATATGGATATCTCCTTTCATCTTGATTCAAGTCATAAGACCAGTAGCAGAGTAAACTCTGCTACAAAGCTAGATGGTGGAGgactgagaaaaagcaaatcagGGAAACAGCATGAAAGAGACGGCTTCCGGAAGGCCAAGCAGAAGCTGGGCTTCTCCACTTCAGAACCAGAGCGGATGTTTGTTGAACTGTCCAACAGCAGCTGGTCAGAAATGTCCCCGTGGGTGATTGGCACTAATTATACACTTTACCCTTTGACTCCCGCCATAGAGCAGAGGCTAATTCTTCAGTACCTGACTCCCTTAGGGGAGTACCAAGAG ctGCTACCCATCTTTATGCAACTGGGATCAAGGGACCTGATGATGTACTACATCGACCTGAAGCAAACCAACGATGTGCTGCTCACTTTTGAAGCCCTCAAG CATTtggcatcactgctgctgcacaacAAGTTTGCAACGGAGTTTGTTGCTCATGGAGGAGTGCAAAAGTTGCTGGAGATTCCTCGTCCTTCCATGGCAGCAACAGGGGTCTCCATGTGCTTGTATTATTTGTCTTACAATCAAGATGCCATGGAGAGG GTGTGCATGCATCCCCATAATGTGCTTTCAGATGTAGTAAACTACACCTTGTGGCTAATGGAGTGCTCCCATGCCTCGGGCTGCTGCCATGCTACCATGTTCTTCTCCATTTGCTTCTCCTTCCGTGCTGTCCTGGAGCTCTTTGACAGGCATGATGGCCTTCGGCGTCTGGTTAACCTG ATAAGCACGCTTGAGATCTTAAACCTGGAAGACCAAGGAGCCCTCTTGAGTGATGATGAGATCTTTGCCAGTCGCCAGACTGGGAAGCACACCTGCATGGCCTTACGTCGATACTTTGAGGCTCACCTTGCTATCAAACTTGAGCAGGTGAAGCAGTCGCTCCAGCGCACTGAGGGTGGCATTCTGGTCCATCCGCAGCCCCCCTACAAG GCCTGTTCATATACTCATGAGCAGATTGTAGAGATGATGGAGTTCCTGATTGAGTATGGTCCAGCACAGCTCTACTGGGAGCCAGCAGAGGTTTTCCTCAAGTTGTCTTGTGTCCAGCTCATGCTTCAGCTCATTTCAATAGCGTGCAACTGGAAGACATACTATGCAAG GAACGACACAGTACGATATGCTTTGGATGTACTAGCCATCCTGACTGTGGTTCCTAAAATCCAGTTGCAGCTGGCAGAACCTGTGGATGTGTTAGATGAAGCTGGATCTACTGTTTCCACTGTGG GTATTAGTATCATCCTTGGAGTTGCTGAGGGTGAATTTTTCATCCATGATGCTGAGATTCAGAAATCAGCCCTTCAGATCATCATCAACTGTGTGTGCGGCCCAGATAATCGGATCTCCAGTATTGGCAAATTCATCTCTGGAACTCCTCGGCGAAAGCTTCCTCAGGCCCCCAAGAGCAGTGAGCACACGTTAGCCAAGATGTGGAATGTGGTACAGTCCAACAATGGCATCAAAGTGCTGCTGTCATTGCTGTCTATAAAGATGCCGATCACAGATGCAGATCAGATCCGAGCGTTAGCCTGCAAGGCCTTGGTGGGGCTCTCGCGTAGCAGCACTGTCCGGCAGATCATCAGCAAACTGCCCCTCTTCAGCAGCTGTCAGATTCAGCAGCTGATGAAAGAGCCGGTGCTCCAGGACAAGCGCAGTGAGCACGTCAAGTTCTGCAAATACGCTGCGGAGCTGATAGAGCGTGTCTCGGGGAAGCCGTTGCTGATTGGCACAGATGTGTCTCTGGCTCGGTTGCAGAAAGCAGATGTGGTGGCCCAGTCAAGGATCACGTTTCcggagaaggagctgctgctcctgattCGGAACCATCTCATCTCCAAGGGCCTAGGAGAAACTGCATCTATCCTTACTAAAGAGGCTGATCTACCTATGACTGCAGCATCTCATTCATCTGCCTTCACCCCTGTTGCggctgctgcctctcctgtgACCCTGCCTCGCACTCCTCGTATAGCTAATGGCATCTCAGCCCGTTTGAGTAGCCACACGTCTGTAGGTTCCACTGCCACCTCTGTCCACGCTCAGGCAAGGCCGTCTGCATCCCAAGGTCCACTTGCTCTTCCAGGCCCTTCTTATGCCAGCAACTCTCCTCTGATTGGCAGGATTAGTTTTGTCAGGGAGAGGCCATCTCCCTGCAACGGCAGAAAAATCAGAGTGTTGCGACAAAAATCGGACCATGGCGCCTATAGCCAGAGCCCAGCTATCAAAAAGCAGTTGGACAGAcaccttccttccccacccACCCTGGACAGTATAATCACAGAGTACCTTAGGGAGCAGCACGCCCGCTGCAAGAACCCTGTTGCCACCTGtccccctttctctctctttactCCCCACCAGTGTCCTGAGCCAAAACAGAGGCGCCAAGCGCCAACTAACTTTACCTCACGGCTGACCCGCAGGGCAGCCTTTCCGAAGTACGGAGGGGTGGATGGTGGCTGCTTTGATAGACACCTTATATTTAGCag GTTCCGGCCGATTTCTGTGTTCAGGGAAGCAAATGAGGATGAGAGTGGCTTTACCTGTTGCGCATTTTCTGCAAGGGAACGATTCTTAATGCTGGGTACTTGCACGGGGCAGTTGAAACTCTATAACGTGTTCGGTGGGCAGGAAGAGGCCAGTTACAACTGCCATAACTCTGCCATCACGCACCTTGAGCCATCCAGG GATGGATCTTTATTGCTGACATCTGCTACGTGGAGCCAACCTCTGTCTGCGTTGTGGGGAATGAAGTCTGTCTTTGATATGAA GCATTCCTTCCCTGATGACCACTATGTGGAATTCAGCAAGCACTCTCAGGATAGGGTCATTGGCACAAAAGGAGACATTGCCCAT ATCTATGATATTCAGACTGGCAACAAGCTATTGACTCTGTTTAACCCAGATCTTGCCAACAACTACAAGAAGAACTGTGCCACTTTTAACCCCACTGATGATCTTGTCCTAAATGATGGTGTCCTCTGGGATGTCAGATCAGCACAAGCCATCCACAAGTTTGACAAATTCAACATGACCATCAGTGGTGTTTTCCATCCCAATGGGCTAGAGGTCATAGTCAACACAGAAATT tggGACCTCCGAACTTTTCATTTGTTACACACAGTACCTGCCCTGGACCAGTGTCGTGTGGTCTTCAACTATACTGGCACAGTTATGTATGGAG CTATGCTGCAGGCAGATGATGAAGATGACCTTCTGGAGGAGAGAATGAGAAGTCCCTTTGGCTCTTCTTTCAGGACATTTAATGCAACTGATTATAAACCTATAG CTACCATCGATGTAAAGCGGAATATCTTTGACTTGTGCACAGACAGCAAGGACTGCTATCTGGCTGTCATTGAG AATCAAGGGAGCATGGATGCCATGAACATGGATACAGTTTGCAGACTGTATGAAGTGGGCAGGCAGCGTTTAGCAGAAgatgaagaggatgaagaagatGATCAG